In Aureibaculum algae, the following are encoded in one genomic region:
- the proC gene encoding pyrroline-5-carboxylate reductase, protein MKIAIIGAGNLGLSIAKGLIVNNAYTHLYLTKRHTLSIEEWSEYDNVKITTDNREAVKNSDIIIFAVQPKHFDGILNDISDILTENHVLISTITGFKISSIEAVIGSDNFIIRSMPNTAISVGKSITCLCSNEKGKKRIDIAKSIFNRLGTSVEIPEEQMRAATVICASGIAFWMRLIRATTQGAIQLGFEADIAQEMAMQTCLGAATLLVESGNHPEEEIDRVTTPGGCTIEGLNQMEHSGLSSSLIKGIVSSFNKINQITEANT, encoded by the coding sequence ATGAAAATAGCAATAATAGGAGCAGGAAATTTAGGGTTGTCAATAGCCAAAGGACTTATTGTAAACAATGCATATACCCATTTGTACTTAACAAAAAGACATACGCTTAGTATTGAAGAGTGGTCAGAATATGATAATGTCAAAATAACGACCGATAACAGAGAGGCGGTTAAAAATTCAGACATTATTATTTTTGCAGTACAACCGAAACATTTTGATGGTATTCTTAATGATATTTCTGATATTCTAACCGAAAATCACGTCTTAATTTCTACGATAACTGGGTTTAAAATTTCTAGTATTGAAGCCGTTATTGGTTCAGATAATTTTATAATCCGCTCCATGCCAAATACAGCTATTTCAGTAGGCAAATCAATAACCTGCTTATGTAGTAATGAGAAAGGGAAAAAGCGTATTGATATTGCCAAGTCTATTTTTAATAGGTTAGGTACATCTGTTGAAATTCCTGAAGAGCAAATGCGTGCTGCAACTGTTATTTGTGCAAGTGGTATTGCTTTTTGGATGCGATTGATAAGAGCAACAACGCAAGGAGCAATTCAGTTGGGTTTTGAAGCTGATATAGCTCAAGAAATGGCGATGCAAACCTGTTTAGGAGCGGCCACGCTGTTGGTAGAATCAGGGAACCATCCCGAAGAGGAGATAGATAGAGTTACTACCCCGGGAGGTTGTACCATTGAAGGATTAAACCAAATGGAGCACAGTGGTTTAAGTTCTTCTTTAATAAAAGGGATTGTCTCTTCTTTCAATAAAATTAACCAAATAACCGAAGCAAACACATGA
- the argC gene encoding N-acetyl-gamma-glutamyl-phosphate reductase: MIQVGIIGGAGYTAGELIRLLIHHREVKINFVYSTSNAGNKISDIHQDLIGEIDQKFSDKINTDVDVLFLCLGHGNSKTFLENNHFSSATKIIDLSNDFRLLNDRVFQGKEFVYGLPELNLEAIKTANYIANPGCFATTIQLALLPLAKHDLLQSDIHVNAVTGATGAGTSLSKTTHYTWRDNNFSYYKPFTHQHLGEINQSLTQLQTSFSNEVNFMPNRGNFSRGIFATAYSKFEGTLEEAKHIYLDFYKDAKFTFLSDVELHLKQVVNTNKCLVHLHKHNDKLLISSITDNLLKGASGQAIHNMNLMYGFEESEGLNLKATYF; this comes from the coding sequence ATGATACAAGTTGGAATTATAGGTGGGGCAGGCTATACGGCAGGCGAATTAATTAGATTGCTGATTCATCATAGAGAAGTTAAAATTAATTTTGTTTACAGTACTTCAAATGCGGGCAATAAAATTAGTGATATTCATCAAGATCTTATTGGTGAAATAGATCAAAAATTTTCTGATAAAATTAATACTGATGTTGATGTACTTTTTCTTTGTTTAGGTCATGGAAATTCCAAAACGTTCTTAGAAAATAATCACTTTTCTAGTGCTACAAAAATTATCGATTTAAGTAATGATTTTAGGTTACTGAACGATCGTGTTTTTCAAGGCAAAGAATTTGTTTATGGCCTTCCAGAACTTAATTTAGAAGCTATTAAAACAGCTAATTATATTGCAAATCCAGGATGTTTTGCAACAACTATTCAGTTGGCGTTATTGCCACTAGCAAAACATGATTTATTACAAAGTGACATCCATGTAAATGCGGTAACTGGGGCTACTGGTGCAGGAACATCATTATCTAAAACAACGCATTATACTTGGCGTGATAATAATTTTTCGTATTACAAACCCTTTACACATCAACATTTAGGTGAAATAAATCAAAGTCTAACGCAATTGCAAACTTCGTTTAGTAATGAAGTGAACTTTATGCCAAATAGAGGTAATTTCAGTAGAGGGATTTTTGCCACTGCCTATTCAAAATTTGAAGGTACTTTAGAAGAGGCTAAACACATATATTTAGATTTTTACAAGGACGCAAAATTTACGTTTCTAAGTGATGTTGAATTACATTTAAAACAAGTTGTAAATACAAATAAATGTTTAGTGCATTTACACAAGCATAATGATAAATTGTTAATCAGCAGTATCACAGATAATTTACTAAAAGGAGCTTCTGGTCAAGCAATTCATAATATGAATTTAATGTATGGATTTGAAGAAAGTGAAGGTTTAAATTTAAAAGCAACTTACTTCTAG
- a CDS encoding argininosuccinate synthase, with protein sequence MNKLVLAYSGGLDTSYCAKYLSAEKGYEVHAVSVNTGGFTDEEVNDIEEKAYALGVKSYKNINAISTFYEKVVKYLIFGNVLKNNTYPLSVSSERIIQAIEIVTYAKKIGAKFIAHGSTGAGNDQIRFDMIFQILAPEIEIITPIRDLKLSRMDEIEFLKGHGVEMSWAKAQYSINKGLWGTSVGGKETLTSNEPLPESAYPSQLEKEGSEKVKLSFNKGELVAIDYVKNSPIENIRILNELASKYAIGRDTHVGDTIIGIKGRVGFEAAAPLIIIKAHHLLEKHVLTKWQQHHKEYLSNWYGTMLHEGQFLDAVMRNIEAFLEDSQANVNGDVIVTLNPYRFSLDGVQSRHDLMNSKVAAYGEMNEGWTADDAKGFIKILSNQNKIFNQVNNNE encoded by the coding sequence ATGAATAAATTAGTTTTAGCATATAGTGGCGGATTAGATACATCTTATTGTGCAAAATATTTGTCAGCTGAAAAAGGTTACGAAGTTCATGCTGTAAGTGTAAATACAGGTGGATTTACAGATGAAGAAGTGAATGATATTGAAGAAAAAGCATATGCTTTGGGCGTTAAATCTTATAAAAATATTAATGCAATTTCAACCTTTTATGAAAAGGTGGTTAAGTATCTTATTTTTGGTAATGTTTTAAAGAATAATACCTATCCCTTATCTGTAAGTTCAGAACGTATAATTCAAGCCATTGAAATAGTAACTTACGCAAAGAAAATTGGAGCAAAATTTATTGCTCATGGTAGTACTGGTGCAGGTAACGATCAAATTCGATTTGATATGATCTTTCAAATATTAGCTCCTGAAATAGAAATTATAACACCCATTAGAGATTTAAAGCTCTCAAGAATGGATGAAATAGAGTTTTTAAAAGGGCATGGTGTAGAAATGTCATGGGCAAAAGCTCAATATTCTATTAATAAAGGGTTATGGGGTACTAGTGTTGGTGGTAAAGAAACACTAACATCAAATGAACCGTTACCAGAATCGGCGTACCCAAGCCAGTTAGAAAAAGAAGGTTCTGAAAAAGTGAAGTTGAGTTTTAATAAAGGAGAATTGGTAGCCATTGATTATGTAAAAAATAGTCCAATAGAAAATATTAGAATTCTTAATGAATTAGCATCTAAATATGCCATTGGCCGTGATACTCATGTTGGAGATACGATTATTGGAATAAAAGGTAGAGTTGGTTTTGAAGCTGCAGCACCACTTATTATTATTAAAGCACATCACTTATTAGAAAAACATGTGTTGACAAAATGGCAACAACATCATAAAGAGTATTTGTCAAATTGGTATGGCACAATGTTGCATGAAGGGCAGTTTTTAGATGCTGTTATGCGAAATATTGAAGCCTTTTTGGAAGATTCTCAGGCTAATGTAAATGGAGATGTTATCGTAACCTTGAACCCTTATAGATTTAGCCTTGATGGAGTTCAGTCTCGTCACGATTTGATGAATTCTAAAGTTGCTGCATATGGAGAAATGAATGAAGGTTGGACTGCCGATGATGCAAAAGGCTTTATTAAGATTCTATCCAATCAAAATAAGATTTTTAATCAAGTAAATAACAACGAATGA
- a CDS encoding GNAT family N-acetyltransferase: MDIVIATKKHNKYAAIICDTIAESAKVRGTGIAKRTPEYIMTKLENQNAVIALDGDKFAGFCYIEAWDHGRFVANSGLIVHPDYRSLGLAKKIKKVIFDYSKKKFPDAKMFGITTGLAVLKINYELGYKPVTFSELTTDDAFWKGCQTCKNYDILTRTERKMCLCTGMLYDPNDKKVKEESEQKHPYNKRVLQRLKNIKESVFLKNKNK, encoded by the coding sequence ATGGATATTGTTATTGCTACAAAAAAGCATAATAAGTATGCTGCCATTATTTGCGATACCATTGCGGAATCAGCAAAAGTACGAGGGACTGGAATAGCCAAGCGTACACCAGAGTATATCATGACCAAACTGGAAAATCAGAATGCTGTAATTGCCTTAGATGGGGATAAATTTGCAGGGTTTTGTTATATTGAAGCTTGGGACCATGGAAGGTTTGTGGCTAATTCAGGATTGATTGTGCATCCTGATTACAGAAGCTTAGGTTTGGCTAAAAAAATCAAAAAAGTAATTTTTGATTATTCGAAAAAGAAATTCCCAGATGCTAAAATGTTTGGCATAACTACAGGTTTGGCCGTATTGAAGATTAACTATGAATTGGGGTATAAACCCGTTACTTTTTCAGAGTTAACAACTGATGATGCTTTTTGGAAAGGTTGTCAAACGTGTAAAAATTATGATATTTTAACACGTACAGAACGGAAAATGTGCTTATGTACAGGGATGCTTTATGACCCCAATGATAAAAAAGTAAAAGAGGAAAGTGAGCAAAAGCACCCTTATAATAAAAGAGTTTTACAAAGATTAAAAAACATAAAAGAATCAGTATTCTTAAAAAATAAAAACAAATGA
- a CDS encoding lytic transglycosylase domain-containing protein gives MKKLFTFILFCNFLIAVAQNTLVDSYEYETNPIEVNVDNTISYNTTDTKIKPSKVENFSSMILKDRLAILNDKTPFDVPYNATVERFIRLYIKDKKEAISNLMDRAEYYFPIFEEYLDKYDIPLEIKYLAVVESALLPTATSHAGAKGIWQFMYHTGKEYGLDVTSYIDERTDPIKATEAACKYLKKLHDTFNDWDLALAAYNSGPGNVNKAIRRSGGKRNYWNIRQYLPQETSSYVPAFYAMFYLFEYGEAHQIYPTNIEIDYFDTDTLHINQRLSFSEIEKRTGVPNKFLTSLNPQYKLEIIPFNKNKTHVLTLPKSAIASFLSKSYEEDNTLDNKEKPHNIIPNTENSYVVEKLDNLPKIARKFGITLQQLKEWNGLQTNFLIEGQRLVITNKKNEVAIKSLTEPIKTNDVTLKPDVFKVYTVKKGDSLFIISRKFQNVSINQLRNWNNIWGVPHIKPGTELKVLTSTE, from the coding sequence ATGAAGAAGCTTTTCACTTTTATTTTATTCTGTAATTTTTTAATCGCAGTTGCTCAGAACACCTTGGTAGATAGTTATGAATATGAAACGAACCCAATTGAGGTGAATGTTGATAATACTATTTCTTACAACACTACTGATACTAAAATAAAACCGAGCAAGGTTGAGAATTTCTCAAGCATGATATTAAAGGACAGGTTGGCAATTCTAAATGACAAAACTCCTTTTGATGTACCTTATAATGCCACTGTTGAACGTTTTATTCGCTTGTATATAAAAGATAAAAAAGAGGCTATTTCTAATTTAATGGACAGAGCTGAATATTACTTTCCCATTTTTGAAGAATATTTAGACAAATATGATATCCCTCTTGAGATTAAATACCTCGCTGTAGTAGAATCTGCTTTGCTGCCAACAGCAACATCACATGCAGGGGCAAAAGGTATTTGGCAATTTATGTATCATACAGGTAAAGAATATGGTTTAGATGTGACTTCATATATTGATGAACGCACTGACCCTATAAAAGCTACTGAAGCAGCTTGTAAGTATTTAAAAAAATTGCACGACACATTTAATGACTGGGACTTAGCTTTGGCAGCTTATAATTCTGGACCAGGTAATGTAAACAAAGCTATTAGACGTTCTGGAGGTAAAAGAAATTATTGGAATATTAGACAATACTTACCACAAGAAACAAGTAGTTATGTTCCTGCTTTTTATGCCATGTTTTATCTTTTTGAATATGGTGAAGCACATCAAATTTATCCCACCAATATTGAAATTGATTATTTTGATACAGACACGCTACATATTAATCAAAGGCTAAGTTTTTCAGAAATTGAAAAAAGAACTGGAGTACCCAATAAATTCTTAACCTCTTTAAACCCTCAATATAAGTTAGAGATTATACCGTTTAACAAAAACAAAACCCATGTATTAACATTACCAAAGAGTGCCATTGCATCGTTTTTAAGTAAAAGTTACGAGGAAGACAACACCCTAGATAATAAAGAAAAACCACATAATATTATTCCGAATACTGAAAACAGCTATGTTGTAGAAAAGTTAGACAACTTACCTAAAATTGCGAGAAAATTTGGAATAACATTACAACAATTAAAAGAATGGAATGGCTTACAAACAAACTTTCTTATTGAAGGACAACGTTTGGTCATTACAAACAAGAAAAACGAAGTTGCTATAAAATCATTAACCGAACCCATAAAAACAAATGATGTTACTCTAAAACCCGATGTTTTTAAAGTATACACTGTAAAAAAGGGCGACTCTCTTTTCATAATTTCCAGAAAATTTCAAAATGTTTCAATAAATCAACTTCGCAATTGGAACAATATTTGGGGTGTACCTCACATTAAACCTGGTACTGAACTAAAAGTTTTAACAAGCACTGAATAA
- a CDS encoding lytic transglycosylase domain-containing protein — MMRFVYIFILLLSPSLLFAQKTTNELKDNNTTKALKINGDSLKVNPPELIDHSDANLIDSLWVARLRASSLDNDFQYVDPEEEISDTLNSGLSTELLKERLAHLNSTTPFNVEYNSSLERLIKHYLKTRKKSLGILMGRAEYYFPMFEEHLDKYNIPLEIKYLAIVESALRPTARSRVGASGLWQFMYYTGKQFDLEVNSYVDERHDPIRATEAACKFLSQLYNTFNDWDLALAAYNSGPGNVSKAIRRSGGSRNYWNIRHNLPRETAGYLPAFYATLYLMEYADEHSIRPQKFITKRFETDTIVVKHQITFDEINKVLNTDNELLEHLNPQYKLKIIPFVKEKKYTLRLPVNLIGKFVSNEEQIYAYAKEDLAKREKQLPKFQTASDKIRYRVRNGDYLGKIAKRYGVGVSQIKRWNGLRSNNLKIGQRLTIYPKNYKFTSSKSKTTTTKKTTPQPTPTGKYTTYTVKKGDSLWIISKKFPKVSVEQIKNWNNIWSVKSLKPGTKLKIYKS, encoded by the coding sequence ATGATGAGATTCGTTTATATATTCATTTTATTATTATCCCCTAGTCTTTTGTTTGCTCAAAAGACAACTAATGAACTTAAAGATAATAATACGACAAAGGCATTGAAAATAAATGGAGATAGCCTAAAAGTTAACCCTCCTGAATTAATTGACCATAGTGATGCTAATTTAATTGATAGTTTATGGGTGGCTAGGTTAAGAGCATCATCATTAGATAATGACTTTCAATATGTAGATCCTGAAGAAGAGATTTCTGATACATTAAATAGCGGACTTAGTACTGAACTTTTAAAAGAAAGGTTGGCTCATCTTAACAGCACAACGCCCTTTAATGTTGAGTATAACTCCTCTCTAGAACGATTAATAAAACATTATTTAAAAACGCGTAAAAAATCACTTGGTATTTTAATGGGAAGAGCAGAATACTACTTTCCTATGTTTGAAGAACACCTAGATAAATACAATATCCCTTTAGAAATTAAATATTTAGCTATTGTTGAATCTGCATTAAGACCAACAGCTAGATCTAGAGTTGGAGCATCTGGTTTATGGCAATTTATGTATTATACTGGTAAGCAATTTGATTTAGAAGTAAATTCTTATGTAGATGAAAGACATGACCCAATTAGGGCTACGGAAGCAGCCTGTAAGTTTTTATCTCAACTATATAACACATTTAATGATTGGGATCTTGCATTAGCTGCATACAATTCTGGTCCTGGAAATGTTTCAAAAGCTATAAGACGCTCAGGTGGTAGCCGAAATTATTGGAATATTAGACACAATTTACCTCGTGAAACTGCTGGTTATTTACCAGCATTTTATGCGACATTATATTTAATGGAATATGCCGATGAACACAGCATTAGGCCTCAAAAATTTATTACTAAAAGATTTGAAACTGACACCATTGTAGTTAAACATCAAATTACATTCGACGAAATTAATAAGGTTTTAAATACTGATAATGAGTTATTAGAACATTTAAACCCACAATACAAGTTAAAAATAATTCCTTTTGTCAAAGAAAAGAAATACACGTTACGTTTACCCGTTAATTTGATTGGAAAATTTGTTTCTAATGAGGAGCAAATCTATGCGTATGCCAAAGAAGATCTTGCTAAACGCGAAAAACAATTACCAAAATTTCAAACAGCTTCTGACAAAATCAGATATCGCGTTAGAAATGGTGATTATCTTGGTAAAATAGCCAAACGTTATGGCGTTGGAGTTTCTCAAATAAAAAGATGGAATGGTTTACGTTCAAATAATCTAAAAATTGGACAACGATTAACTATTTATCCTAAAAATTATAAATTTACTTCTTCTAAAAGTAAAACAACTACTACTAAAAAAACAACTCCACAACCCACTCCTACAGGTAAGTACACTACCTATACAGTTAAAAAAGGAGATTCATTATGGATCATATCAAAAAAATTTCCGAAAGTTTCTGTTGAACAAATCAAAAATTGGAACAATATTTGGAGTGTTAAAAGTTTAAAACCTGGTACAAAACTTAAAATTTACAAAAGTTAA
- a CDS encoding DUF4837 family protein gives MKNLLAVALLSVFFISCNSKNTKLTLKESYSRINFLTIVIENNLWKGQVGDSLRDIIAAPVLGLPQEETQFSVNQVSPAAFSNLFETNRNILFVGVSEKEGYFLKKDVYAAPQLTMTIFGKDENSLNALIQAHKKDIISVFKESDLKNYQKENIKNSYEIKEIKTLNKLGVSIKIPRNFAIVDDTGDFLWLRQDITKGSLNIIAYELPLLEKDSIANNIVKARDTIGKNHIPGPADGSYMVTEAAYTPFTKEVVIDDKPAFETRGTWDVKGDFMAGPFLNYTVLDKKNNRLLVVEGFTYAPSINKRDFMFELEAIIKTLKI, from the coding sequence ATGAAAAACCTATTAGCAGTAGCTTTACTTAGCGTTTTTTTTATTTCTTGTAATTCAAAAAACACCAAACTAACATTAAAAGAATCTTATAGTAGAATTAATTTCTTAACAATTGTTATTGAAAACAATCTATGGAAAGGTCAAGTTGGAGATTCGCTTAGAGATATTATTGCCGCTCCTGTGTTAGGTCTACCTCAAGAAGAAACACAATTTTCAGTAAATCAAGTTAGCCCTGCGGCTTTCTCTAATTTATTTGAAACCAATAGAAATATTCTATTTGTTGGTGTTAGTGAAAAAGAAGGTTATTTTTTAAAGAAAGATGTTTATGCAGCACCTCAATTGACAATGACCATATTTGGTAAGGATGAAAATAGTTTGAATGCACTAATTCAAGCTCATAAAAAAGATATTATTTCAGTTTTTAAAGAATCCGATTTAAAAAATTATCAAAAGGAAAACATTAAAAATAGCTATGAAATAAAAGAGATTAAAACCTTAAATAAACTTGGAGTCTCAATAAAAATACCTCGTAATTTTGCAATAGTTGATGACACCGGTGATTTTTTATGGCTTAGACAAGACATTACAAAAGGTAGTTTAAACATTATAGCATATGAACTTCCCTTATTAGAAAAAGATAGCATTGCAAATAACATAGTAAAAGCCCGTGATACCATTGGAAAAAACCACATTCCAGGACCTGCTGACGGTTCTTATATGGTTACAGAAGCTGCTTATACACCATTTACCAAGGAGGTTGTCATAGACGACAAACCAGCCTTTGAAACAAGAGGTACTTGGGATGTTAAAGGCGATTTTATGGCTGGCCCTTTTTTAAATTACACAGTTTTAGATAAAAAAAATAACAGACTTTTAGTGGTTGAGGGATTTACCTATGCTCCTTCAATAAATAAACGTGATTTTATGTTTGAACTTGAGGCTATTATAAAGACCTTAAAAATTTGA
- a CDS encoding FAD:protein FMN transferase: MNALYKRFTLFFIVVVILGSCNNLKHEKPVKLEGSAFGTSFHITYFDAKQIDFSRPIDSLFSLVNNSLSTYISNSDISKINSGDSTIVVDRFFKEVFEKSLVIYKDTEGVFDPTIGILVNAWGFGPGKSTEGLDSIKIKHLLSLVGFNKVNLQNGKVVKDNDSIYFDFNAIAKGYAVDVAGRFLEMKNITNYLVEIGGELRSKGINKSKNTPWKVGIEHPNYDGSRSFEKIIELNNQSMATSGNYRKFKIDSVTGKKYAHIINSKNGYPAQSNLLSVSIIAEKDCADVDAYATAVMAMPLIKAKNFLESKKELKGFIIYSDDSGAVKTFATSNF; the protein is encoded by the coding sequence ATGAATGCATTGTACAAGAGATTTACTCTTTTTTTTATTGTAGTTGTTATTTTAGGTTCTTGCAACAATTTAAAGCATGAAAAACCTGTAAAATTAGAAGGCTCAGCTTTCGGTACTTCTTTTCATATAACTTATTTCGATGCTAAACAAATTGATTTTTCACGACCTATAGATAGTTTATTCTCTCTGGTTAATAATTCATTATCTACTTATATTTCGAATTCTGATATCTCTAAAATAAATAGTGGAGATAGCACCATTGTTGTGGATCGCTTTTTTAAGGAAGTTTTTGAAAAGTCATTGGTTATATATAAGGATACAGAAGGTGTATTTGATCCTACAATTGGTATTCTTGTTAATGCTTGGGGGTTTGGACCTGGAAAATCTACTGAAGGATTGGATTCAATTAAGATAAAGCATTTATTGAGTTTGGTTGGTTTTAATAAAGTGAATCTCCAAAATGGTAAAGTTGTTAAGGATAATGATAGCATTTATTTTGATTTTAATGCAATAGCTAAAGGTTACGCAGTTGATGTAGCAGGTAGGTTTTTAGAAATGAAAAACATAACAAATTACTTGGTAGAAATTGGAGGTGAATTACGATCTAAAGGAATTAATAAAAGTAAAAATACACCATGGAAGGTTGGTATTGAGCATCCCAATTATGATGGTTCTCGTTCATTTGAGAAAATCATTGAATTGAATAATCAATCAATGGCGACTTCTGGTAATTATCGAAAATTTAAAATTGACTCTGTCACTGGGAAAAAATATGCACATATAATAAATTCTAAAAATGGATATCCCGCACAAAGTAATTTGTTAAGTGTTTCAATCATTGCTGAGAAAGATTGTGCAGACGTAGATGCTTATGCAACGGCGGTTATGGCAATGCCATTAATAAAGGCTAAAAACTTCTTAGAAAGTAAAAAGGAGTTAAAAGGATTTATTATTTATAGTGACGATTCTGGAGCCGTAAAAACGTTTGCTACATCAAATTTTTAA
- a CDS encoding OmpA/MotB family protein has translation MKKILFLSLSCAILLSSCVSQKKYDDLLSQYDTAKTELTDAKAKVLDCQVEKDKFAGMVANLEAQNKFLTENHAQSIRQIENLTTLSQSASGNIKDIVAQLSEKDKYINGIRGAMSRKDSINLTLAVHLKSALADGIQDEDIIVNVEKTVVYVEINDKLLFRSGSSTISSKAKNILDKVATVIAGRPEMEVMVEGYTDNLPINTAITKDNWDLSTQRATAVVRILQDDFKIDPKRLIAAGRSEYLPLATNNTAEGRSRNRRTRIVILPKLDQFFDILEQKPDGTPKSE, from the coding sequence ATGAAAAAAATACTTTTTCTTTCTCTATCATGTGCAATTTTATTATCATCTTGTGTTTCTCAAAAGAAATATGACGATTTATTAAGCCAGTACGATACCGCAAAAACTGAATTAACTGACGCTAAGGCAAAAGTCTTAGATTGTCAAGTTGAAAAAGACAAATTTGCAGGTATGGTTGCTAACTTAGAGGCACAAAATAAATTTTTAACAGAAAATCATGCCCAATCAATAAGACAAATTGAAAACTTGACTACATTGTCTCAATCAGCATCTGGTAACATTAAAGATATTGTTGCTCAATTGAGTGAAAAAGACAAGTACATTAACGGTATTCGTGGTGCTATGTCTAGAAAGGATTCTATTAATTTAACGTTAGCGGTACACTTAAAAAGTGCCTTAGCAGATGGTATTCAAGATGAAGACATTATTGTAAACGTTGAAAAAACTGTAGTTTACGTTGAAATTAATGATAAATTATTATTTAGAAGTGGTAGTTCTACTATTTCTAGTAAAGCCAAAAACATTTTAGATAAAGTAGCTACTGTTATTGCTGGCAGACCAGAAATGGAAGTAATGGTTGAAGGTTACACTGACAACTTACCAATTAATACAGCTATAACTAAAGATAACTGGGATTTAAGTACACAACGAGCAACTGCTGTTGTAAGAATTCTACAGGATGATTTCAAAATAGATCCTAAAAGATTAATTGCTGCAGGTAGAAGTGAATATTTACCTTTAGCAACGAACAATACTGCAGAAGGAAGATCTAGAAATAGAAGAACAAGAATTGTTATACTACCAAAATTAGATCAATTCTTTGATATCTTAGAGCAAAAGCCTGATGGTACTCCAAAATCTGAATAA
- a CDS encoding alginate export family protein, which translates to MKKNYLAIIAMMFLGSYAIAQVKIDAELRPRFEYRHGFKTLFPDNVDPAAFVSQRTRLNATYSDEKLEFYLSIQDIRVWGDVPQLNSSDNNGLGIYQAWGEIKFTPSLSVKLGRQALSYDDQRILGGVGWAQQARSHDVALLKIKKNKFSLHLGAGFNQDGETLTGTTLNTNTYKAMQYVWFNQKWENLGASFLLLNNGMQYIDNVNSSDNDTRYSQTLGTHLGYNKNNFSLMANLYYQTGKDVNNNDLSAHLLGAEANYNVNPKWKLILGAELQSGNDNGAPSSGDNNAFTPLYGTNHKFNGHMDYFYVGNHSNNVGLLDLYLGTTIKTSNKTDFSIRVHNFNAAADMASNASKQLGTEADLAFNYNFSEAINIKAGYSQMFASEGMEYLKNNFDDNMNNWGWVMVTIKPTLFTSANK; encoded by the coding sequence ATGAAAAAAAATTATTTAGCAATTATAGCCATGATGTTCTTAGGTTCGTACGCAATAGCTCAAGTAAAAATTGATGCAGAGTTACGACCTAGATTTGAATACAGACATGGATTTAAAACTTTATTTCCTGACAATGTAGATCCAGCTGCCTTCGTTTCACAAAGAACACGGTTAAACGCTACTTATTCTGATGAAAAATTAGAATTTTACTTAAGTATTCAAGACATCAGAGTTTGGGGAGATGTTCCTCAACTAAATTCTTCTGACAATAATGGATTAGGAATATACCAAGCCTGGGGAGAAATAAAATTTACACCTTCGCTATCTGTTAAATTAGGACGTCAAGCTCTTAGCTATGACGACCAACGTATTTTAGGTGGTGTTGGTTGGGCACAACAAGCTCGTAGTCATGATGTAGCTTTATTAAAAATAAAGAAAAATAAATTTTCGTTACATTTAGGAGCAGGCTTCAATCAAGACGGAGAAACTTTGACGGGAACAACGCTAAATACCAATACTTATAAAGCCATGCAATACGTTTGGTTCAATCAAAAATGGGAAAACTTAGGAGCGAGTTTCCTTTTGTTAAACAATGGTATGCAATATATTGATAACGTAAACAGCTCAGACAACGATACGCGTTATAGTCAAACACTCGGAACACACCTTGGTTATAATAAAAATAACTTTAGCTTAATGGCAAATCTATATTATCAAACGGGGAAAGATGTTAATAATAATGATTTAAGTGCCCATTTGCTAGGAGCCGAAGCAAATTACAACGTTAATCCAAAATGGAAATTAATATTAGGTGCAGAGTTACAAAGTGGTAATGATAATGGTGCACCAAGTTCAGGTGACAACAATGCTTTTACTCCATTATATGGCACCAACCATAAATTTAATGGACACATGGATTACTTTTATGTTGGCAACCACAGTAATAATGTAGGTTTATTAGATTTATATTTAGGTACTACGATAAAAACAAGTAATAAAACCGATTTTAGCATTCGTGTGCATAATTTTAATGCTGCTGCAGATATGGCCAGTAATGCTTCTAAACAATTGGGTACAGAAGCCGATTTAGCCTTTAATTACAACTTCAGTGAGGCGATAAACATTAAAGCAGGTTATTCTCAAATGTTTGCTTCTGAAGGCATGGAATACCTTAAAAATAATTTCGATGATAATATGAATAATTGGGGATGGGTGATGGTAACTATTAAACCAACATTATTCACAAGTGCTAATAAATAA